The Vampirovibrio chlorellavorus genome includes the window GTAAGGTGCAAACATACATTGCCGTGATGTTCTTTGCGGTGGTTTGTCTTTCCCTGTTGTTGTTCTACTGGTTGATGTAGGACGCTTTGAAGGAGCTTATGGCTGTGAATTTTTTAACAGAGCATTATTTTTCGATTCTGATCTTTCTCCCCATCCTTTTGATTGCGCCCATTTTGATCCTGCCGGAGGGTAAAGAGGGGCGGACCACTCATACTTTGGGTATTGCGGGCGCCGCTCTGGTCTTTCTGTTTTCCTCGCTGTCCTGGCTGGGCTGGGTGAAGCCCGTGGCGGAGAGCGTCCCCTGGATTTCCAGTCTGGGCATTACTTATGCCCTGGGTACGGATGGTTTGACCATGACGCTGGTGTATCTGACCACCTTTTTGCTGTTGATGGCCGCTATTGCCAGTTTTTCCTCCATCCATAAGCGTTTGAAACTCTATTACGCCATGTTGTTTGTCCTGACCACCTCGGTGATGGGCGTGTTTTTGGCCCGGGACATGTTCCTGTACTTCCTGTTCTGGGAGCTGGAACTCATTCCCATGTACTTGCTGATCGCCATCTGGGGTGGCCCACGGCGGGATTACGCTTCCATAAAGTTTGTGTTGTACACCTTGTTTGGTTCGGTGTTTCTGGTGGCCGGTACATTGGCCCTTTACTTCCACGCTCGCTCCTTGCCGGGCGCGGACATGGCTGTTTTGTTCCAGTACCAGACCATTCAGCACGCCATTGGTCAAAACCTGCCCTTGGCTTCCCAAATCCTTATTTTTATTGCTTTGTTTATTACCTTTGCCGTCAAGCTCCCTGTGGTTCCGGTACACACCTGGTTGCCGGACGCTCACGTTGAAGCACCCACGCCCATCAGTATGATGCTGGCTGGTATCCTTCTCAAGATGGGGGCCTACGGGATGCTGCGCTTCTGTTTTGAGTTCCTGCCCGATGCGGCCCGTGTGTTGGCTCCCTACATCGCGGTTCTGGCCGTTATCAACATTGTCTATACGGCTGGGGTGGCCTTGGTGCAGTCGGATCTCAAAAAGTTGATCGCCTACAGCAGTGTTAGTCACATGGGCTTTGTCTTGCTGGGCTTGTCCGCGCTGAATGCCATTGGCTTCAACGGTGCCGTGTTTGTGATGTTCGCCCATGGTTTGGTCAGTGCCGCCCTGTTTATGTGCGTGGGCACGCTTTACAACCGTACCCATACCCGGGCCATTGCTGATTACGGCGGATTTGCCACCCAAACCCCCATTATTTTCTACTTTTTTCTCTTTATGTCCATGGCAAGTCTGGGCTTGCCGCTTTTGGTCAGTTTCGCCAGTGAGACCCTGGTTTTCTATGGGGCCTTTGTTTCAAAAGCGTTTCAAACCATTCCCTTCTTTGGCAGCCAGATTAATCTCTCCATTCAGGGACTTACCTTTGTGGCAGGCCTTGGGGTGATCATCGGGGCGGCCTACCTGCTGTGGATGCTGAAACGGGTGTTTTTCGGCCCCATTCAGCAACGCTGGACGCAATTGCCAGATGCCACCTCCAGCGAGGTCTTTGTGCTGGCCACCCTGACCTTACTTGTCATCGCCTTCGGGGTTTATCCCAAGCTGATCACCATTGAGTTTGAGCCCGATGTCAGCGCCATTGCTACCAAACATTACGCTGATCTGGATGCGCAACATGTTGCGGCGCAGAAACCGGCGCTGAAGTCCCTGTTGACCGCCCGTAGTGCAGGAGCCAATTAGAACCATGCTATTCAACAATGATTTGATGCGATTTATGCAAGAAAACAACATGCCTTTAATCGCTCCT containing:
- a CDS encoding complex I subunit 4 family protein, which codes for MNFLTEHYFSILIFLPILLIAPILILPEGKEGRTTHTLGIAGAALVFLFSSLSWLGWVKPVAESVPWISSLGITYALGTDGLTMTLVYLTTFLLLMAAIASFSSIHKRLKLYYAMLFVLTTSVMGVFLARDMFLYFLFWELELIPMYLLIAIWGGPRRDYASIKFVLYTLFGSVFLVAGTLALYFHARSLPGADMAVLFQYQTIQHAIGQNLPLASQILIFIALFITFAVKLPVVPVHTWLPDAHVEAPTPISMMLAGILLKMGAYGMLRFCFEFLPDAARVLAPYIAVLAVINIVYTAGVALVQSDLKKLIAYSSVSHMGFVLLGLSALNAIGFNGAVFVMFAHGLVSAALFMCVGTLYNRTHTRAIADYGGFATQTPIIFYFFLFMSMASLGLPLLVSFASETLVFYGAFVSKAFQTIPFFGSQINLSIQGLTFVAGLGVIIGAAYLLWMLKRVFFGPIQQRWTQLPDATSSEVFVLATLTLLVIAFGVYPKLITIEFEPDVSAIATKHYADLDAQHVAAQKPALKSLLTARSAGAN